One region of Acidimicrobiales bacterium genomic DNA includes:
- a CDS encoding FGGY family carbohydrate kinase, which translates to MELVVGVDLATADVRVVAAAADGRVHGQASVPLPPPRSARPGEVEQDAAAWWPATVAALRRLADGLGDAGASVVAVSVCATSGTVVAVDDRGAPVGPALTYADQRAGAEADRAQDAGAERWGRLGLRVQPSFGLAKWGWMVRHGAVPAAAARVAHASDVVVSGLVGGLVATDWSSALKSGWDPLAGEWAAEALDALGVPGRLLPDVRPPGTAVGRVGAEAAGATGLPAGCEVRLGMTDACASQLAAGAAVPGRFVSVLGTTLVLKGVSRELVADPGGAVYSHRHPLGWWLPGGASSTGGAALGAGFAGRDLAALDREAAAAGPARSVAYPLVGRGERFPFVAPDAEGFVLGGDEGDAVDRYRAVLEGVAFVERLGYERLAGLGAAADGPISASGAASASGVWNRIRATALGVPLVAKPGASTALGACILAASGTLHPDVAVAAEAMGAPGEEVGPVDDEREALDRSYRRFLEALGERGWLVAPG; encoded by the coding sequence GTGGAGCTGGTCGTGGGCGTCGACCTGGCCACCGCCGACGTGCGGGTGGTGGCCGCCGCCGCCGACGGCCGCGTCCACGGGCAGGCGTCGGTGCCGTTGCCGCCTCCGCGGTCGGCCCGGCCCGGGGAGGTCGAACAGGACGCCGCCGCCTGGTGGCCCGCCACCGTGGCCGCCCTGCGCCGGCTGGCCGACGGGCTCGGCGACGCCGGCGCGTCGGTCGTCGCCGTCTCCGTGTGCGCCACGTCGGGGACGGTGGTCGCCGTGGACGACCGGGGCGCGCCCGTCGGTCCCGCCCTGACGTACGCCGACCAGCGGGCGGGCGCCGAGGCCGACCGGGCGCAGGACGCCGGCGCGGAACGCTGGGGGCGGCTGGGCCTGCGGGTGCAGCCGTCGTTCGGCCTGGCCAAGTGGGGGTGGATGGTGCGCCACGGCGCCGTCCCCGCCGCGGCGGCCCGTGTGGCCCACGCCTCCGACGTCGTCGTGTCGGGTCTGGTGGGCGGGCTGGTGGCGACCGACTGGAGCTCGGCGCTCAAGAGCGGCTGGGACCCGCTGGCCGGCGAGTGGGCGGCCGAGGCGCTCGACGCCCTCGGCGTCCCCGGCCGGCTCCTGCCGGACGTGCGGCCGCCGGGGACGGCCGTTGGGCGGGTCGGCGCCGAGGCCGCCGGCGCGACCGGGCTGCCCGCCGGGTGCGAGGTCCGCCTCGGCATGACCGACGCCTGCGCCTCGCAGCTGGCCGCCGGCGCCGCCGTCCCCGGCCGCTTCGTGTCGGTGCTGGGGACGACGCTGGTGCTCAAGGGCGTCAGCCGGGAGCTGGTCGCCGACCCGGGGGGCGCCGTCTACAGCCACCGGCACCCCCTCGGGTGGTGGCTGCCGGGAGGCGCCTCCAGCACCGGCGGGGCCGCACTGGGGGCGGGCTTCGCCGGTCGCGACCTGGCCGCCCTGGACCGGGAGGCGGCCGCCGCCGGGCCGGCGCGAAGCGTCGCGTACCCGCTGGTCGGGCGGGGCGAGCGTTTCCCGTTCGTGGCGCCCGACGCCGAGGGCTTCGTCCTCGGCGGGGACGAGGGCGACGCCGTCGACCGCTACCGGGCCGTGCTGGAGGGCGTGGCCTTCGTGGAGCGCCTCGGGTACGAGCGGTTGGCCGGGCTGGGCGCGGCCGCCGACGGGCCCATCTCGGCGTCGGGCGCGGCCAGCGCCAGCGGGGTGTGGAACCGGATCAGGGCTACGGCCCTGGGCGTCCCGTTGGTGGCCAAGCCGGGGGCGTCCACCGCCCTGGGGGCGTGCATCCTGGCCGCCTCGGGCACCCTCCATCCCGACGTGGCCGTCGCCGCCGAGGCCATGGGCGCGCCGGGCGAGGAGGTCGGCCCGGTCGACGACGAGCGGGAGGCGCTCGACCGCAGCTACCGGCGCTTCCTGGAGGCGCTGGGGGAGCGGGGGTGGCTCGTCGCCCCGGGGTGA
- a CDS encoding ABC transporter permease, translated as MGGDVLAPAVDPAPGTVGAPRRLAGRVLRSGNACAGGAIVALAAGAALLAPLVSPQDPLVITGERLRSPSWGHLLGTDGLGRDVLSRILHGGRLSLGAAALATALVMSIGVLVGTVAGHFGGKVDAVIMRVVDLLLALPGLVVAFAIAGLFEPSVLAVLVGLVSVWWVGFARIVRGLVLSVRRQPYVEASSALGAGNARLIRRHILPNIAPAVVVLVTQRMGRLILAVAGLSFLGLGAQPPTPEWGSMLNESRPYFPSYPHLMLAPGMAVSFVVLGLNLLGDGLRDVLDPRLRATGSW; from the coding sequence GTGGGGGGCGACGTCCTGGCGCCCGCGGTCGACCCGGCCCCGGGCACGGTGGGCGCACCGCGGCGGCTGGCAGGGCGCGTGCTGCGCAGCGGGAACGCGTGTGCCGGCGGTGCGATCGTGGCGCTGGCCGCCGGTGCGGCGCTGCTCGCTCCGCTCGTCTCGCCCCAGGACCCGCTGGTCATCACCGGCGAGCGGCTGCGCTCCCCGTCGTGGGGGCACCTCCTCGGCACCGACGGCCTGGGGCGCGACGTCCTCAGCCGCATCCTGCACGGCGGGCGCCTCTCCCTCGGCGCGGCGGCGCTGGCGACCGCCCTCGTCATGTCGATCGGTGTCCTCGTCGGCACGGTCGCCGGCCACTTCGGCGGGAAGGTGGACGCCGTGATCATGCGCGTCGTCGACCTCCTCCTCGCCCTTCCGGGCCTGGTCGTCGCCTTCGCCATCGCCGGCCTGTTCGAGCCCAGCGTGCTGGCCGTCCTGGTGGGGCTGGTGTCGGTGTGGTGGGTGGGCTTCGCCAGGATCGTCAGGGGACTGGTCCTGTCGGTGCGCAGGCAGCCGTACGTGGAGGCGAGCAGCGCCCTGGGCGCCGGCAACGCCCGCCTCATCCGGCGGCACATCCTGCCGAACATCGCCCCGGCCGTCGTCGTCCTCGTCACCCAGCGCATGGGACGGCTCATCCTGGCGGTGGCGGGGCTCAGCTTCCTCGGTCTGGGTGCCCAGCCGCCCACCCCGGAGTGGGGATCGATGCTGAACGAGTCGCGGCCCTACTTCCCGTCGTACCCCCACCTCATGCTGGCGCCCGGCATGGCGGTGTCGTTCGTGGTCCTCGGGCTCAACCTGCTGGGCGACGGCCTGCGGGACGTGCTCGACCCCCGCCTGCGGGCCACCGGCTCCTGGTAG
- a CDS encoding ATP-dependent DNA helicase UvrD2, with protein sequence VWWWGRKAQRVGAAETPDGPADVALADGRPAWVDGGPRGPVDVGGAVVHAESVEAGRLAVAPPPAAPAGDLAPDQRAAVAHGSGPARVIAPAGSGKTRVLTERLRHLVVDRGYERETVLAVAYNKKAQEELEARCASFRPRVRTLNSLGLSLVTSARGRQPQVMDERDVRRLVDDLLPRRQRRANTDPIGPYLEALSLVRLGLRDPSGVEEERDDVPGLAEAFGPYRRRLAEAGAMDFDEQIYAAVEVLLADGAFRRSAQASCRHLLVDEFQDLTPAHVLMLRLLAAPGLDVFGVGDDDQVIYGHAGADPAFLVDYARLFPGAADHPLRVNYRCPEVVVGAARTLLSYNERRVRKEIVAGPDADPEPSALAVTRHRPEAGGAALAGVVTGWLAEPGVEPASVAVLARVNSLLLAPHVALAEAGVPVDSVLRPEVLERTGVRAALAYLRIGADPDHIDGADVVEVYRRPSRGFPQWFPKWLKGRFTLDRLRAMGERMDDAKVAAKVDGLVDDLAIVARAAADGTTREVLTVVKGRVGLGSAMGLLDSSASGEGGSSHLDDLEALEQVAALHPDPATFESWLRATFHREAVPGGVTLSTVHRVKGREWDRVAVFGVTAGLVPHRLALDEEEERRVLHVAITRGRRRVHLLADESRPSPFLDELDGTAPRQRPRPARPAAPAPAPGARPPRVATTEARVGLAVVANGGFEGTIESIDPEGATVRLGTGAALRVRFGEPVSVRGRPAVLTARPAMAPDAEQAEEALRAWRTDRARRDGVAPFIVLHDRHLRAIATARPRTLVALRSVDGIGPTKLELYGDEILGVIEALDA encoded by the coding sequence GTGTGGTGGTGGGGGCGAAAGGCGCAGCGGGTGGGGGCGGCGGAGACGCCCGACGGTCCGGCCGACGTGGCCCTCGCCGACGGGCGGCCGGCGTGGGTGGACGGCGGCCCGCGGGGGCCCGTCGACGTCGGCGGCGCCGTCGTGCACGCCGAGTCCGTCGAGGCCGGCCGGCTGGCCGTCGCCCCACCGCCGGCGGCGCCGGCCGGCGACCTGGCGCCCGACCAGCGGGCCGCCGTCGCCCACGGGTCGGGGCCGGCCCGGGTCATCGCCCCCGCCGGGTCGGGGAAGACCCGGGTGCTCACCGAGCGGCTCCGCCACCTCGTCGTCGACCGGGGCTACGAGCGGGAGACGGTCCTGGCCGTGGCGTACAACAAGAAGGCCCAGGAGGAGTTGGAGGCGCGGTGCGCCTCGTTCCGGCCCCGGGTCCGGACCCTCAACTCGCTCGGCCTGTCGCTCGTCACCTCGGCCCGGGGCCGCCAGCCGCAGGTGATGGACGAGCGCGACGTCCGCCGCCTCGTCGACGACCTGTTGCCCCGCCGGCAGCGGCGGGCCAACACCGACCCCATCGGGCCCTACCTGGAGGCGCTCTCCCTGGTCCGCCTCGGCCTCCGCGACCCGTCGGGGGTGGAGGAGGAGCGCGACGACGTGCCCGGCCTGGCCGAGGCGTTCGGGCCCTACCGCCGCCGCCTGGCCGAGGCGGGGGCGATGGACTTCGACGAGCAGATCTACGCCGCCGTCGAGGTACTCCTGGCGGACGGGGCGTTCCGCCGGTCGGCCCAGGCGTCGTGCCGCCACCTCCTCGTCGACGAGTTCCAGGACCTCACCCCGGCCCACGTGCTGATGCTGCGCCTCCTCGCCGCGCCCGGCCTCGACGTGTTCGGCGTGGGCGACGACGACCAGGTGATCTACGGGCACGCGGGCGCCGACCCGGCGTTCCTGGTCGACTACGCCCGGCTGTTCCCCGGAGCCGCCGACCACCCGCTCCGGGTCAACTACCGGTGCCCCGAGGTCGTGGTGGGCGCCGCCCGCACGCTGCTCTCGTACAACGAGCGGCGGGTCCGCAAGGAGATCGTCGCCGGGCCGGACGCCGACCCCGAGCCGTCCGCCCTGGCCGTCACCCGCCACCGGCCGGAGGCGGGTGGCGCCGCCCTGGCCGGCGTCGTCACCGGCTGGCTCGCCGAGCCCGGTGTGGAGCCGGCGTCTGTGGCCGTGCTGGCCCGGGTGAACTCCCTGCTCCTGGCCCCCCACGTGGCCCTGGCCGAGGCGGGCGTCCCGGTGGACTCCGTGCTGCGGCCCGAGGTGCTGGAGCGCACCGGCGTGCGGGCCGCGCTCGCCTACCTGCGCATCGGCGCCGACCCCGACCACATCGACGGGGCCGACGTGGTGGAGGTGTACCGGCGCCCGTCCCGCGGCTTCCCCCAGTGGTTCCCGAAGTGGCTGAAGGGCCGCTTCACCCTGGACCGCCTGCGGGCCATGGGCGAGCGCATGGACGACGCCAAGGTCGCCGCCAAGGTCGACGGCCTGGTGGACGACCTGGCGATCGTGGCGCGGGCGGCGGCCGACGGGACCACGCGCGAGGTGCTGACCGTGGTGAAGGGCCGGGTCGGCCTCGGCAGCGCCATGGGTCTGCTCGACAGCTCGGCGTCGGGCGAGGGCGGCTCGAGCCATTTGGACGACCTGGAGGCGCTCGAGCAGGTGGCCGCCCTCCACCCCGACCCGGCCACCTTCGAGTCGTGGCTGCGGGCCACGTTCCATCGCGAGGCGGTGCCCGGCGGAGTGACCCTGTCGACCGTCCACCGGGTGAAGGGCCGGGAGTGGGACCGGGTGGCGGTATTCGGGGTCACCGCCGGGCTGGTCCCCCACCGCCTCGCCCTCGACGAGGAGGAGGAGCGGCGGGTGCTCCACGTGGCCATCACCCGAGGCCGCCGCCGCGTCCACCTGCTGGCCGACGAGTCCCGGCCGTCGCCCTTTCTCGACGAGCTGGACGGGACGGCGCCGCGCCAGCGTCCGCGCCCGGCCCGCCCGGCGGCTCCGGCTCCGGCTCCTGGGGCCCGCCCGCCCCGGGTGGCGACGACCGAGGCCCGGGTGGGGCTGGCCGTGGTGGCCAACGGCGGCTTCGAGGGCACCATCGAGTCGATCGACCCCGAGGGTGCGACGGTCCGGCTCGGAACGGGCGCCGCCCTGCGGGTCCGCTTCGGCGAGCCGGTGTCGGTGCGGGGCAGGCCGGCCGTGCTCACCGCCCGCCCCGCCATGGCGCCCGACGCGGAGCAGGCGGAGGAGGCGCTGCGGGCGTGGCGCACCGACCGGGCCAGGCGCGACGGGGTCGCCCCGTTCATCGTCCTGCACGACCGCCACCTCCGGGCCATCGCCACCGCCCGCCCCCGCACGCTCGTCGCCCTGCGCTCGGTGGACGGCATCGGCCCAACCAAGCTCGAGCTCTACGGCGACGAGATCCTGGGCGTGATCGAGGCCCTCGACGCCTGA
- the nikB gene encoding nickel ABC transporter permease has product MIRYTAARVVWLAVVVLGVSVVTFGLGVLAPGDPAELALQLTLELPPTPDQIERKREELGLDRPLAVQYARWLGRAARGDLGESYVSGDAVASLIRERLPRTVLLASAALALSVLIAVPLGVLSAYRRDTLVDHICRMGALVGASLPGYLLAYLLILFFAVRLEVLPVLGFDSAQHLVLPALTLALGSAASLTRFARAAVLDVLGEDYLRTARAKGVGTSRVLFAHALRNAAVPIVTVIGLSLGGLLGGAFVVEWIFSWPGLGELAVNAINAKDYPVIQGFVLVTATAYVVVNFLTDLVYGALDPRIRLSAEGR; this is encoded by the coding sequence GTGATCCGCTACACGGCGGCGAGGGTCGTATGGCTCGCCGTCGTCGTCCTCGGGGTCTCGGTCGTCACCTTCGGCCTCGGCGTCCTCGCCCCGGGCGATCCCGCCGAGCTGGCGCTCCAGCTCACGCTCGAGCTGCCGCCGACGCCCGACCAGATCGAGCGCAAGCGCGAGGAGCTCGGCCTCGACCGCCCGCTGGCGGTGCAGTACGCCCGGTGGCTCGGGCGGGCGGCGCGCGGCGACCTCGGTGAGTCGTACGTCAGCGGTGACGCCGTCGCCTCGCTGATACGAGAGCGGCTGCCGCGGACGGTGCTGTTGGCGAGCGCCGCCCTCGCCCTCTCGGTGCTCATCGCCGTGCCCCTCGGGGTGCTCTCCGCCTACCGCCGCGACACGCTGGTGGACCACATCTGCCGCATGGGTGCATTGGTCGGCGCATCGCTCCCGGGCTACCTCCTGGCCTATCTGCTGATCCTGTTCTTCGCCGTGCGGCTCGAGGTCCTCCCCGTGCTCGGCTTCGACTCGGCGCAGCATCTGGTGCTCCCCGCACTGACCCTCGCCCTCGGGTCCGCCGCCAGCCTCACCCGGTTCGCTCGCGCCGCCGTGCTCGACGTCCTCGGCGAGGACTATCTCCGCACGGCCCGGGCGAAGGGCGTCGGCACCTCCCGTGTCCTGTTCGCCCACGCGCTCCGCAATGCCGCCGTGCCCATCGTCACCGTCATCGGCCTCTCGCTCGGGGGCCTCCTGGGCGGGGCGTTCGTCGTCGAGTGGATCTTCAGCTGGCCGGGGCTCGGCGAGCTCGCCGTCAATGCCATCAACGCCAAGGACTACCCGGTGATCCAGGGTTTCGTCCTGGTCACCGCCACGGCCTACGTCGTCGTGAACTTCCTCACCGATCTCGTCTACGGGGCGCTCGATCCCCGCATCCGACTGTCGGCCGAGGGCCGCTGA